The following are encoded together in the Apus apus isolate bApuApu2 chromosome 7, bApuApu2.pri.cur, whole genome shotgun sequence genome:
- the PIF1 gene encoding LOW QUALITY PROTEIN: ATP-dependent DNA helicase PIF1 (The sequence of the model RefSeq protein was modified relative to this genomic sequence to represent the inferred CDS: inserted 1 base in 1 codon), whose translation MAPPRGVPSPGNASRGPHEAADWPDRRSPARLEPVPSPPPIGRRVKAPGADWRRLHAEGLNARCTAAVEQDAGLYAELHRTAAVEQDPELHRTAAVEQDAGLDAELRCTVAVEQPLPGAPAPRRRLMRGALVLLGRNELRQPVLRVVGGRGGAAAATLSFVLAGDAVRLFTRFAGEGRAAVRVGPGGAQVLLSDCPPHALRRFLRLLRLKVAAGAPGAQRVPRLTERPPAAFAVISPLQERDLLRAPGCRRDAEARGERSVEVPRAERRPPVRLSAEQEAVLGAVRSGKSIFFTGCAGNGAGWLSLAXRPRASPPTCFFSLLPGTGKSFLLKKIVGSLPPKSTYATASTGVAACHIGGTTLHAFAGIGSGKAPLEQCIQLAERPGVRQHWLACRCLIIDEISMVDGQFFDRLEAVARAVRKRDEPFGGIQLIICGDFLQLPPVRKANEETKFCFQAKSWRKCIHINMELTEVRRQTDKTFVSLLNAVRLGRCTEEVTSLLMQTATNKSERDGILATRLCTHKDDVEITNERRLQQLSGEVHTFEALDSDPMLVKLIDAQCPVGGRVELKLGAQVMLAKNLDVSQGLVNGARGVVVGFESEEKGLPKVRFLCGVTQVIKTEKWVFKGPSGVHLSRQQLPLKLAWAISIHKSQGMSLDCVEISLSRVFESGQAYVALSRARSLAGLRVLDFDPKVVRADPAVLQFYRQLRCHQLLAQGSLHTHSSTDEKENWKCS comes from the exons ATGGCCCCGCCGCGCGGCGTCCCGTCGCCTGGCAACGCCTCACGTGGTCCTCACGAGGCCGCTGATTGGCCAGACAGGCGCTCCCCCGCCCGCCTCGAGCCCGTTCCCTCCCCGCCTCCTATTGGCCGCCGAGTTAAAGCCCCCGGCGCCGATTGGCGGCGGCTGCACGCGGAGGGTTTGAACGCGCG CTGCACCGCGGCCGTCGAGCAGGACGCGGGGCTGTACGCCGAGCTGCACCGCACCGCGGCCGTGGAGCAGGACCCGGAGCTGCACCGCACCGCGGCCGTGGAGCAGGACGCAGGGCTGGACGCGGAGCTGCGCTGCACCGTGGCCGTGGAGCAGCCGCTGCCGGGGGCACCGGCTCCGCGGCGCCGCCTGATGCGGGGCGcgctggtgctgctgggccGCAACGAGCTGCGGCAGCCAGTGCTGCGGGTGGTcggcggccgcggcggggcggcggcggccacGCTGAGCTTCGTGCTGGCCGGGGACGCCGTGCGGCTCTTCACGCGGTTCGCGGGCGAGGGGCGGGCGGCGGTGCGGGTGGGGCCGGGCGGTGCCCAGGTCCTGCTCTCCGACTGCCCCCCGCACGCGCTGCGCCGCTTCCTCCGCCTGCTGCGCCTCAAGGTCGCTGCCGGGGCGCCCGGGGCGCAGCGCGTCCCCCGCCTGACGGAGCGGCCACCGGCGGCCTTCGCTGTCATCAGCCCTCTGCAGGAGCGCGACCTGCTGCGCGCTCCCGGCTGCCGCCGCGACGCCGAGGCCCGGGGGGAACGCTCGGTGGAG GTGCCCCGCGCAGAGAGGCGGCCCCCGGTGAGGCTGTCGGCGGAGCAGGAGGCCGTGCTGGGCGCCGTGCGGAGCGGGAAGAGCATCTTCTTCACCGGCTGTGCAGGTAACGGGGCTGGGTGGCTGTCTCTAG GGCGTCCTCGGGCCTCGCCGCCGAcctgcttcttctccctcctcccagggACCGGGAAGTCGTTCCTGCTGAAGAAGATCGTGGGCTCCCTCCCCCCGAAGAGCACCTACGCCACAGCCAGCACGGGAGTGGCCGCTTGCCACATCGGCGGCACCACTCTTCACGCCTTTGCAG gGATCGGTTCTGGGAAGGCACCGCTGGAGCAGTGTATTCAGCTGGCAGAGAGGCCTGGGGTGAGGCAGCACTGGCTGGCCTGCCGGTGCTTAATTATCGATGAGATCTCCATGGTGGATGGCCAGTTCTTTGATAGGTTGGAGGCAGTGGCACG GGCAGTCAGAAAACGGGATGAGCCTTTTGGAGGAATTCAGCTAATCATCTGTGGGGACTTCTTGCAACTACCCCCTGTCCGCAAGGCTAATGAAGAAACCAAGTTCTGCTTCCAG GCAAAAAGCTGGAGGAAATGCATCCACATAAACATGGAGCTGACTGAAGTGCGGAGACAGACCGACAAGACCTTCGTCTCACTCCTGAATGCAGTCCGTTTAGGCAG GTGCACAGAAGAGGTTACCAGCCTGCTGATGCAAACTGCTACTAACAAGTCTGAGCGTGATGGGATCCTGGCTACACGGCTCTGCACCCATAAAGATGATGTAGAAATAACTAATGAGAGGCGCTTGCAACAGCTCTCAG GAGAAGTGCACACTTTTGAGGCTTTGGACAGTGACCCCATGCTAGTGAAGTTAATTGATGCTCAATGTCCTGTGGGTGGTAGAGTTGAACTAAAGCTTGGAGCTCAG gtGATGTTAGCTAAGAATCTGGATGTGTCTCAAGGACTGGTGAATGGGGCCCGAGGAGTGGTTGTAGGTTTTGAAAGTGAAGAGAAGG GGCTGCCTAAGGTTAGATTTCTTTGTGGGGTCACACAAGTCATCAAAACAGAGAAATGGGTCTTTAAAGGACCATCAGGAGTTCATCTGAGTCGACAGCAGTTGCCTTTAAAATTGGCATGGGCCATTTCTATTCACAAGAGTCAG GGCATGTCTTTAGATTGTGTTGAAATCTCCCTGTCTCGTGTCTTTGAAAGTGGACAGGCTTATGTAGCCCTTTCCCGAGCCCGTAGCCTTGCTGGTCTCCGTGTTCTGGATTTTGACCCTAAAGTAGTCAGAGCTGATCCTGCTGTGTTGCAGTTCTATAGACAGCTGAGATGTCATCAACTTCTAGCCCAG GGTTCACTACACACCCATTCAAGCACTGATGAGAAGGAGAACTGGAAATGCAGCTGA
- the CFAP144 gene encoding protein FAM183A isoform X2, whose translation MAARGGEKEPLDAVSQNRILCERVRKELHCQKLHTRFDVNPLHRVHTLTRKPMSWHDNVEETADGFRGSAHRTERYSCQKIICDMEKNDQE comes from the exons ATGGCCGCCCGCGGGGGCGAGAAGGAGCCGCTGGACGCGGTGAGTCAGAACCGGATCCTGTGCGAGCGGGTGCGGAAGGAGCTGCACTGCCAGAAGCTGCACACGCGATTCGACGTGAACCCGCTCCACCGCG TTCACACCCTCACCAGGAAGCCCATGTCTTGGCACGATAATGTAGAAGAGACGGCAGATG GATTCAGAGGTTCAGCCCATCGCACTGAAAGATATTCATGccagaaaataatctgtgacATGGAAAAGAATGACCAGGAATGA
- the CFAP144 gene encoding protein FAM183A isoform X1 — translation MAARGGEKEPLDAVSQNRILCERVRKELHCQKLHTRFDVNPLHRVHTLTRKPMSWHDNVEETADEKFLNLIHHAALEPTKKYSEPQTESQEIGWNPPLVSRVLKDMALCRIQRFSPSH, via the exons ATGGCCGCCCGCGGGGGCGAGAAGGAGCCGCTGGACGCGGTGAGTCAGAACCGGATCCTGTGCGAGCGGGTGCGGAAGGAGCTGCACTGCCAGAAGCTGCACACGCGATTCGACGTGAACCCGCTCCACCGCG TTCACACCCTCACCAGGAAGCCCATGTCTTGGCACGATAATGTAGAAGAGACGGCAGATG AAAAGTTTCTGAATCTGATTCACCATGCAGCACTGGAGCCAACAAAGAAGTATTCAGAGCCACAAACTGAGAGCCAAGAAATTGGCTGGAACCCACCTTTGGTGAGTAGGGTGCTTAAGGACATGGCTCTTTGCAGGATTCAGAGGTTCAGCCCATCGCACTGA
- the EBNA1BP2 gene encoding probable rRNA-processing protein EBP2, with the protein MARRGARSGSGSGSGSGSGSDSEDSSLSDSELQEAFSRGELKPGLNVVLEERPKRRNDTNGLKQCLSEFRKQLAWIERLDVTLGQAVDSVSQSDSDKDAVDAENDFQREMTFYRQAQAAVLEALPKLHKLHIPTRRPDDYFAEMAKSDQQMQKIRQKLKSKQEAMERSEKAKQLRAMRKYGKKVQTEILQRRQKEKKNMLNAVKRYQKGLSDKLDFLDEEQTTSQGNKKGSASQRIKKGPNAKRRYKNQKFGFGGKKKGSKWNTKESVNDVSSFRSKVAHNKGPGKGGKKALNKRPGKRARQKMKNRAR; encoded by the exons aTGGCGCGGCGGGGAGCCCGCTCCGGCTCCGGCTCCGGCTCCGGCTCCGGCTCCGGCTCCGACTCGGAGGACTCTTCTCTCTCGGACTCGGAG CTCCAGGAGGCCTTCTCCAGGGGCGAGCTGAAGCCGGGGCTCAACGTGGTGCTGGAGGAGCGGCCGAAGCGACGCAACGACACG AACGGCTTGAAGCAGTGCCTGTCCGaattcagaaagcagctggCTTGGATagaaaggctggatgtgacTTTGGGCCAGGCCGTGGACTCCGTTTCCCAGAGTGATTCTGACAAGGATGCTGTTGACGCTGAGAACGATTTCCAGAGAGAAATGACCTT CTACCGGCAGGCTCAGGCTGCTGTCCTGGAAGCCCTCCCAAAGCTGCACAAGCTGCACATTCCTACTCGAAGGCCAGATGATTACTTTGCAGAGATGGCCAAATCAGACCAACAGATGCAGAAG ATTCGACAGAAGCTCAAGAGTAAACAGGAAGCAATGGAGAGGTCTGAGAAGGCGAAACAGCTCCGTGCAATGAGAAAATATGGCAAGAAG GTGCAAACTGAGATTctgcagagaagacaaaaggagaaaaaaaatatgttgaatGCAGTCAAGAGATACCAGAAAG GTCTCTCTGACAAGCTGGATTTTTTAGATGAAGAACAGACGACATCCCAGGGGAATAAAAAAGGCAGTGCAAGTCAACGGATAAAGAAGGG aCCAAATGCCAAGAGACGATACAAGAATCAgaagtttggttttggtggaaAGAAGAAGGGCTCGAAGTGGAACACAAAGGAGAGTGTTAATGACGTATCCAGCTTCCGGTCGAAAGTGGCTCACAACAAAGGcccaggaaaaggaggaaaaaaagccctcaaT aagagacCTGGGAAGAGAGCAAGGCAGAAAATGAAGAACCGAGCACGCTGA